In the Streptomyces sp. WMMC940 genome, AGCCGTGGCCGAGCAGATCCCGCGGGAGGACCGGACCGCGGCGCGCTGGGGCGAGATCGCCGATGTGGCCGACCAGTTCGACCACTTCGTCGGCGTCGGTGACCAGCACCGCGCCGGTGCGCAGCAGTTCGTGCACCCCTGCGGAGAGTCCGCTGGTCACCGGGCCGGGAACGCCCATGGTGAACCGGCCGAGGCGCTCCGCGGCGCGCGCCGTGGCGAGTGAACCGCTCCGGTACTCGGCCTCCACGACGACCGTGCCCCGGGACAGGGCCGCGATGACCCGGTTCCGCAGCACGAACCTGCTGCGGGTGGGATGGGCTCCGGGCGGCAACTCCGCGATCACCAGGCCCTGTTCGACCACGCGGCGGAGCAACTCCGCATGGCCGCGGGGATAGACGGCGTCCACCCCGCAGGCCAGTACCGCGACCGTCGCGCCCGCCGCGGACAGCGCGCCTCGGTGGGCGGCGGCGTCGACCCCGTACGCGGCGCCGGAGACGACCACCCAGCCGCGCTCGGCGAGACCCGAGGCGAGGCTCCCCGACACATGGACCCCATACGGGGTGCACGCTCTCGCACCCACCACGGCCACCGAACGCAGGGCCCATATCCGCAGGTCGGGTCCGCCCCGGACCCAGAGCCCGACCGGCCTTGCGTCTCCGAGGTCGTCCAGTTGCCCCGGCCACTCCGGATCCCCCGGACACAGGAAGCGTCCGCCCAGTTCGGCCACCCGCTCGAGATCGCGCTCCGGACGTGCCGCCGCAGCCCGCATCCGGTAGCCCTCGATCCGCTGCTCCCCCGCACCGGGAAGGGCACCCTCGCCCGGGGTGGGCGCCGTGAGGCGGGCCAGGAGTTCCACCGGGCCGAGCCGGCGCAGCCATCTCCCCGCGTGTTCGTCACCCGGTTCGACGACCCTCGTCAACGCGGCACGCGCCCTGCGTTCCTCCTCGCCCGCACCGGCGGTCACGACCGGGCTCCCGTCGCCGCGCCCGGGCACCGGTCCGGCCCGCTCCCACGCACGGGGCTCACCGCTCGGCTCCGAACCCCGCCGGGACGCCCCGCGCGATGCCCGTGCGCAGTTGGAGCGCCAGGTCCACATCGCGGGTGCCGGGCCGGTCGTGGCCCGCGAGATCGGCGATCGTCCAGGCGACCCGGAGTACACGGTCCATGCCCCGCGCGGTGAGCAGTCCCCTCTCCATGTCCCGCTCGGCCGCGGCCAGCGCGCCGGGAGCGGTGTGCCAGCGGGTGCGCAGCTCGTGCCCGGGCACCTCGCTGTTCGCGTGCCACGGGGTGCCGGCCAGCCGGGCGGACGCTCTGTCCCGTGCCTCCCCGACCCGGGCCGCGACGTCCGCGGACGGCTCACCCCGGCCGCCCCTGCCCAGCAGGTCGGCCCGGCTGACGGGCTCCACCTCGACCCTCAGGTCGACCCGGTCGAGCAGGGGTCCCGAGAGCCGCGCCCGGTACCGCCGGATCAGCGCCGCGGGGCAGTCGCACCCCGAGCCGTGCAGGGTGTGGCGCCCGCACGGGCAGGGGTTGGCCGCCAGAACCATGAGGAACCGGGCGGGCAGCCGGACCACCCCCGCGCTCCGTGCGACGATCACATGGCCCGATTCGAGGGGCTGGCGGAGGGCGTCGAGCGCCTTGCCGGAGAACTCCGGGGCCTCGTCCAGGAACAGGACGCCCCGGTGCGCCAGGGACACCGCGCCGGGTCTCGGCACGCCCTGACCACCGCCCACGAGGGACTGCATCGTCGCCGAGTGGTGCGGGGCGCAGTAGGGCGGCGTGCGCACCAGGGGCTCGCCGGGCGGCAGGATGCCCGCGACCGAATGAACGGCGGTGACCTCGAGGGACTCCTTGCGGGTGAGTGGCGGGAGCACGGACGCGAGCCGCTCCGCCAGCATCGTCTTCCCCGCGCCCGGAGGGCCCTGGAGCAGCAGGTGGTGGCCCCCGGCGGCGGCGATCTCGACGGCGGTGCGCGCAGCGTGCTGCCCGGCGACGTCCGCCAGGTCCGGATGGGAGCCCTCGCCCCGCCCCGGACCGGCGAGACCCGTGCCCACCCCGGCGCCGGGAACCGTGAGTCCGGCGAGCATGGCGTCGGGCCGGCCGTCGCCGTCGGGCTCCTCCTCCGGCACCGGTTCGTCGTTCAGCACCGCGATGAGCTGGCGCAGACTGCGCACTCCGAGGACCGAGACGCCCGGGACGAGCGAGGCCTCTCCCGCGGTCCGCTCGGGTACGACGACCTGCCGGTATCCCGCCTCCGCCGCGGCGAGCACCGCGGGCAGCACGCCCCGCACGGGCCGCACCCTGCCGTCGAGCCCCAGCTCGCCGAGGAGTACGAGATCCGCGATGGCCCCGGGATCGATGCGCTCGGCTGCACCGAGCACGGCGCAGGCGACGGCCAGGTCGAAACCGCTGCCGCTCTTGGGCACGGAGGCCGGGCTGAGGCCGACGGTGAGCTTCTTCTGCGGCCACTCGGCATCGGAGTTGACGACGGCGGCCCGGACCCGGTCCCGGCTCTCCACGAGGCTCTTGTCCGGGAGTCCCACCAGGGCGAAGGCCGCGACTCCCGGCTCCAGGTCCGCCTGGACCTCCACGACCACGCCCTCAACCCCCACCAGGGCCACCGAGCATGTGCGCGCGAATCCCATCAGGCCACCCCCGCCACATGCTCGACCTGGGGCGCGCCCCGCCGGGGCAGCACGACCCCGACGACGTCGATCCGCACCCCGCCCGGGGGCGGTGGCCCCCCGTGCCGCTGAAGCCAGCAGGCGGCCAGGTGTCTCAACCGCTCCACCTTGGCGGATGTGATCGCGGCCATCGGATGCTCGAAGGGCGTACGCCCGTCGGGGCCGACCCTGCGGGTCTTCACCTCGCAGACGACCATCGTGTCGCCGTCCCGGGCGACGATGTCGATCTCTCCGGCCCGTCCGCACCGCCAGTTCCTGGCGAGTACGGCCATTCCGGCCGCTGCCAGCAGCCGGACGGCCAGTTCCTCCCCGTACCGCCCCAGTGCGCTCGTCGCGTTCATCGGGCACCACCTCCGGCACCGACTCTGACGCCTGCGGCCCCGGCGAGTGGATCTTGGTGGAAAACCGGCCCGATGTGGAAAACCGCGCCGCCCCTTCGGGTGGAGATCAGCCCTGGGGAAGCTCCAGATCGCTCTTGTTCAGCTCCTCGATGTTCACGTCCTTGAACGTGAGTACCCTGACCTGCTTGACGAACCTGGCCGGCCGGTACATGTCCCACACCCAGGCATCTGCCATGGAGACCTCGAAGAAGACCTCACCTTGCACCGAGTGGACCTGCATCTCGTAGTCATTGGTGAGATAGAAACGGCGCTCGGTCTCGATCACGTATTTGAACAGACCGACGACGTCGCGGTACTCCCGGTAGAGCTTCAGCTCCATCTCGGTCTCGTACTTCTCGAGGTCCTCGGCGCTCATGGCATGTTCCCCTTCAGCCGTGCGTCCCCCTATTGTGCGCCAGCCCCCCGCGTCCCTAGACGTTTTCCCGGGCCAGGACCACAGGCGCACTCGGAGGCCCCTCGTCGAGCAGCGTACGCAGCAGCTCGGCGAGCCTGGTCGGATACACCGTCTCACGCGCCGCCGACAGTTCGGCGGAGGTCCACCACCTCAGCCCCGCGACACTGCGCTGCTCCAGCCGGGTCAGGCCGGTCAGGCTGGTCGTCGTCTGCCGGGTACGTGCCAGGTAGTACCACTCGTCCTGGTCCCAGCGCCGTCCGTCGAACGGGAAGGAGCACTCCCGCTGCCAGATCACCGGTCCCAGCTCGACGTCTGTGATTCCCGTCTCCTCGGCCAGCTCGCGCAGCGCGGCCTCCTCCCGTGACTCCGTGCCCTCGACCCCACCGCCCGGTGTGAACCACCAGTCGTCGTCCGGATCGTCCGGCTCGAAGCCGTGCAGCAGCAGGACGCGGTCGTCGGGATCGAGCAGGATCACCCGGGACACCCGGCGCAGGGCGCGCCCGGCCCCGCCCCCGGTCGTCCCGGACGTCCTCCCGTCCACGGCAGCCCCCGGCGCAGGACCGCCCGCAGGCGTCCCTCGGCCCGATCCGTCCGACGGCCCCTCAGACATCCGCGGTCGCCCCGCTCCGCCCAGCAGTACGCTTCCGCCGGCCCGCGAGCTTCGCGAGCGGTCCGTGGGCGGCCCCACCCAGGATCAGCACGGCGCCGAGCGCCACCGACGCGAGGACCGGCCGGACGGGCCCCGGCTCGGAGATCCCGCCGGGCAGGGCGGCGAAGCCCCGCGGCCGTTCCAGTATCCCGCCGAGCGGCCAGGCGACGGCGTCGAGCCGGGCGGTCACCGCCCCGACCGGCACGGTGCCCTGGCCGGCCTCCTGGAGGTGCGAACGGGAGTCCACGGAGGTCCTGCGCTCGTCACCGAGGAGGAAGAGCTTCCCCGCGGGCACGGACACGTTGAAGCCCAACGGTGACGCGGGCTCCTCGCCGCGCAGATACGGTTCCTCGACGGCCTTGCCGTTGACGGTCATCCGGCCGTCGGAATCGCAGCACGCGACCTTGTCGCCGCCGACCCCGACCACGCGCTTCACCATCGGGGCGTCGGCCCACACCTTGTCGGTGAAGACGACGACGTCCCCGCGCCGGACCTCCGATCCGTCGATGCGCTGCGCCAGCACCCGGTCACCCGGCTCCACGGTCGGTGACATCGAGTCCGTCGGGACCGTGTACGGCTGGTAGAGCAGCGCCCCCCAGACGAATCCGCCGAGGAAGAGCACACAGCCGACGGCCACGGCGAGCCCCGACAGCACACTGCCGAGGCGGCCGTGGCCGCTGCCCGTACGTCCTGTTCCGCTCATCGCAGCGCTCCCTGCCTCCCAGGACCGACGATCGCTGATCCGAGCGGCACCCTACCCGTCGGTTCGCCCGCGGGTCAGCCGCCTCCGGCGGACGAGCACGATCGGCAACGCGCCGGCCACCGCGAGTGCGCCCGGCGCGAGGGTCCCGCCGATCACAGCCGCCGAGTTCAGCCCGGGCTGGTCGAAGGTGTCCGGAACCGGCAGCGTGGACCAGCGGTTGAACGGCCAGGCCACCACGACGGCCCTCCCGACGACGTCCTCGTTGCTGACCGTGCCGTTGTAGGGCAGTTCCTGGTGGTAGCGCGAGTCCAGGGAGTTGTCGCGGTTGTCGCCCATCACCCAGATCCGGCCCTCGGGCACGCGGATCGGACCGAACGGCTTGTCGTCGCAGGGCGTGCTGCCGGGCCGGATGTACGACGTCTCGTCCAGGGCCTTGCCGTTGACCATGACCTTGCCTCCCTTCTTGCAGGAGACGGTGTCACCGCCGACCGCGATGACACGCTTGATCAGGTCCTTCTCCTCCGACGAGGGCATCAGGCCGATGAAGCTCAGGAACTGCTGCACCACATTGGGCTCGGGAGCCTGGGTGTCGTCCAGCCAGCCGCCCGGGTCGTGGAAGACGACGACCTCGCCGCGCTCGGGTTCGGAGCCGAACCAGGGCGTCAGCTTGTCGACCAGCACCCGGTCGCCCCGCTGCAGCGTGTTCATCATCGAGTCCGACGGGATCGAGAACGCCTGCACCAGGAAAGTCTTGATCAGCAGCGCCAGGACCAGCGCGATGCCGACGAGGAGCGGCAGCTCCTTCCAGAAGGACCGCTGCTTCCTCGCCCCGGTACCGGACGAGCCGTCGCCGTCCGCCGGGTCACCGCCCCCCGAACCGCCGTCGCCCTGCGGGGGAAGGCCGCCGGAGCCGCTGGAACCGGGGGAAGGCTTCGCGTACCGCTCGGGCCGCTCCTCGGGCTCCTCGTGTCCGGATCGTGCGCCTACGGCCAAATCCCCCACATCCACTCCTCACTCCGTGCGACCGCCCGCGCCCGAGACGGCGCAGGCCCACTACTCCCATAACGAGCGGGAGTTCCGCAGGGCTCGGGAGCAGGACCAGTCCTTTGTGATCCTGGGAGGACACACTATGCGACGCTCCGTGTGCGGTGGCCGTCCCGGCGCGCGCATCGGGGACCGAGGCGTACGTTCCCCTCTCCTCCAGTTTGCTCCAGTGGTCGAACGGCCATGCGATGACCACGGCGCGCCCGACGACCTCCTCCTCCGAGACGGTGCCGCTGTACTCCTCGTCGAGGTGGAATCGGGAGTCGGCCGAGTTCGACCGGTGGTCGCCCATCACGAACAGCCGGCCCTCGGGGACCTGCACGTCGAACCTCAGTTTCGAGGGGGCGTTGCCGGGGTGCAGATAGGGCTCGTTCAGCGGGACCCCGTTGACCGTGACCTTGCCCTCCCGGTCGCAGCACTTGACCGAGTCACCGCCGACGGCGACGACCCGCTTGATCAGGTCCTGCTCGTCCTCGGACGGCAGCAGGCCGATGAAGGTCAGCACGTCCTTGGCCTGCTTGACGACGACAGGGTCGTCCCTGCGCGGCGTCTGTTCCTCCTGGAGCCAGCCGCCGGGGTCCTTGAAGACGACGACGTCACCGCGCTCGGGCTTGGAACCGAACCAGGGCGTCAGCTTGTCGACCAGCACCCGGTCGTCGATCCGGATCGTCTGCTCCATCGAACCCGAGGGGATGACGAACGCCTGCACCAGGAAGGTCTTGAGGACGAGGGCGATCATCAGCGCCACCGTGATGAGAAGGGGGATCTCCTTGACCGCGGATCGCTGGCGCCGTCTCTTCACCTTCTTGGCGAGCCTGCGCCGCTCGGCGCGCCCGGGCAGCGTCCGGCCGCCGTCGGTGGGCCGGGTGCCGGTGGGCAGCCGGGTGTCGGCCCGGTGGCTCGCGCGCCGCCCACGGCTACCCATGGACACCGTCCGGTGCGGTCACACGGTCGAAGGCGCCCGTCGAAGGCAGCGCGGACCAGCGGCCGAGCGGCCAGCCGATCCAGTCAGCGCGCCCGACCACCCGGTCGAGGGGGACCGTGCCCCCGCCGGGTTCGCCCAAGTGGTCGCGGGAATCACGCGACTTGCTGCGGTGGTCGCCCATGACCCACAGCGTGCCGTGCGGCACGACGATGTCGAAGGGCACATGGGACGGTGCGTCACCGGCGTACAGATAGCCCTCGTCGACCGGTACGCCGTTCACCTGGAGTCTTCCCCTCTTGTCGCAGCAGACCACGCGGTCGCCGCCCACTCCCACCACACGTTTGACGAAATCGGTGTCGGACGGTTCCGCGAGCCCGAGGGAGGCCAGCCCCTCGCGCGCCGCCGCGCTGACCGGGTTCTCCTCCACGCCCTCCGGCACGAAGGATCCGATGCCGTCGAACACGATCACGTCGCCGCGCCGCGGTTCGGACCCGAAACGGTACGCGAGCTTGTTCACCAGCACGCGGTCGCCGACTTCGAGGGCCGGTTGCATGGAGGTGCTGGGGATCAGGAACGGCTGCATCACGAAATGGCTGAGGAGCAGCAGGAACACGGCGCAGACGCCGCCCAGCACGCCGGCTCGCCGCCAGGACGGCCGCCGGTAGACGCGCGCGGAGCGCGACCGCTCTCCGGTGCCGGACCCATCGGTCTCGGGGGCGGAAGAGCGGTCGCGCTCCGTGTGCAGTGCTTCGGTGTCCATCGGGGCCAGATGCTATCCGGCCGCCGTAAGAACCGTATGAGGCCTCAGCAGGGCGCGGGTGTGAGCCGTGGCTCAGTTCTCGCGCTTCTCCTTGATCTTCGCGGCCTTGCCGCGCAGCTCACGCAGGTAGTAGAGCTTGGCGCGGCGGACGTCACCGCGGGTGACGAGCTCGATCTTCTCGAAGATCGGGCTGTGCACCGGGAAGGTGCGCTCGACGCCGACGGAGAAGGAGACCTTGCGGACCGTGAAGGTCTCACTGACGCCCGAACCCTGGCGGCGGATGACGACGCCCTTGAACTGCTGGATACGGGAGCGGTTGCCCTCGATGACGCGAACGTGGACGTTCACGGTGTCACCCGGGCGGAAGGCGGGGAGGTCGGTCCGCAGCGAGGCGGAGTTGACGGCGTCGAGCACGTGCGACATGTTTCGTCTGCTTTCTTCGCCGATGCCACAGGTCATCGACGGTATCCGGAGTGATGTTCGAGGAGCCGCGGCGTCGGGGCGGGCGTCGTGTCCCCCTGTGGCAGGGGCGCACGCCGGACGTACGGCAGCGGCCTATTCTTCCACGGCCTCCGGCCTGCGCCAAAATCGCCCGTCGGGCGACGGCGCCCAGCCCAGGATGGAGAGGATCTCCCGGTCCTTCTTGTCGAACGCGGAGGGGTCGCAGCGCTCGATCAGGTCCGGCCGGTGCAGGGCGGTCCGGCGGAAGGCCTCGTCCCTTCGCCATCGGGCGATCCGGCCGTGGTGACCGCTGAGCAGCACGTCCGGTACGCCGCGGCCGCGCCAGAGCGGTGGCTTGGTGTAGACGGGCCCCTCCAGGAGGTCGGCCATGGCGCCGGGCGCGAAGGAGTCGTCGCGGTGCGACTCGGCGTTGCCGAGGACGCCGGGCAGCAGCCGTGCGACGGCCTCCGTCATGACGAGGACGGCGGCCTCGCCGCCGGCCAGCACGTAGTCGCCGATGGAGACCTCGTGGACGGGTATGCGGGTCGCGTACTCGTCGATGACGCGGCGGTCGATGCCCTCGTACCGGGCCGGGGTGAAGATCAGCCACGGCCGCTCGGACAGCTCGACGGCGAGCTCCTGGGTGAACGGCCGGCCGCTCGGGGTCGGCACGACCAGCGCGGGAGCGTGGGCGCCCGCCTCGTAGCCGGATGCGAGGACCTCGTCCAGCGCGTCGCCCCAGGGCTCGGTCTTCATGACCATGCCCGGTCCGCCGCCGTACGGGGTGTCGTCGACGGTGCTGTGCCGGTCGTACGTCCAGTCCCGAAGGTCGTGGACGTGGACGCCGAGCTGCCCGCGTGCCCGGGCCTTGCCCACGAGCGAGACGTTCAGCGGCTCCAGGTACTCGGGGAAGATCGTGACGACGTCGAGCCGCATCAGTTCCCGTCCTCGGCGTCCGCTTCCCGCTGCGAGGCGATCTCCGCGCGGTCGTCGACGAGGCCGGGGGGCGGGTCGATGACGGCCCGCTGTCCGGCGAGGTCGATCTCGGTGACGATCTCCTCGACGAACGGGATCATGACCTCGCTTCCGTCCGGCCGCTCGACGATGAAGAGGTCCTGCGACGGCAGATGGGAGATCTCCGTGATCCGGCCGATCCCCGTGCCGTCCGCGAGCACCACGTCGAGGTCCATGAGCTGGTGGTCGTAGTACTCGTCGGGCTCCTCGGGCCGCTCCTCCGGATCGACCTCGGCGATCAGCAGGGTGTTGCGCAGCGCCTCGGCGCCGTTGCGGTCCCGGACCCCCTCGAAGCGCAGCAGCAGCCGGCCGCTGTGCACCCGGCCCGTCTCGATGGTCAGCGGGCCCGCGGAGGCCGGTTCGGTGGCCAGTACGGCTCCGGGGGCGAGCCGCAGTTCCGGCTCGTCGGTACGTACCTCGACGGTGACCTCGCCCTTGATGCCGTGGGCGCGGCCGATCCGTGCGACTACCAACTGCACGCTCAAAGCTCCTGTCGTACGACGACGGGCCGGGGCGGGCCGGTAGGCCCTCCCCGGCCCGCGCCGGTGATCAACTGCTCAGCGGACCTGGTCCACGTCGACGAGGTCGACACGGATACCACGGCCGCCGATGGCGCCCACGACGGTGCGCAGGGCGCGCGCGGTGCGGCCGTTGCGGCCGATCACCTTACCGAGATCGTCGGGGTGGACCCGGACCTCGAGCACCCGGCCGCGACGCAGATTGCGTGAGGCGACCTGCACGTCCTCGGGGTTGTCGACGATGCCCTTCACGAGGTGCTCGAGAGCCTCCTCGAGCATGCTCAGGCCTCGGTGGACTCGGCGGGAGCCTCAGCCTCGTCCGCCTTCTTCTCGGTCTTCTTCGACTTCTGGGTGATGGCCTCACCCTTGCCCTCTTCGCCCTCGAGAGCCTTGGCGAACTCGTCGAAGGAGCGGCGCTTCTCTTCCTTCGTGGCCGGGGCGAGGAGCGGCTTCTCCGGGGCGGGCAGGCCCTTGTGCTTCTGCCAGTCGCCGGTGAGCTTCAGGATCGCGAGAACCGGCTCGGTCGGCTGGGCGCCGACGGACAGCCAGTACTGGGCACGCTCCGAGTCGACCTCGATGCGGGACGGGTTGTACGTCGGGTGGTACAGACCGATCTCCTCGATGGCCCGGCCGTCACGGCGGGTACGGGAGTCGGCGACGACGATGCGGTAGTGAGGCGAACGGATCTTGCCCAGACGCTTCAGCTTGATCTTGACTGCCACGGGAGTGGGATCTCCTGGTTTTGACGTGGTTGGGCACAACGAGATGCCGCGTGGGGTTGCGGTACCCGATGGCCCGATGGACGCGTCAGCCGGAGGAGAGAGGGGTCCTGTGCGACTGTCGAGTACAGCTAGACATTGTGCCACACGGATCCCGGCCGGCTGACCCGAGGCCGTGGACCCCGGGTCGGGCCGGCCGCTCACTCCCGGAGTGCGGCCGTGTGCGGTGTCCCGCTCAGCTCGCCGCCGCCACCGCTTCGGGGATGCGGAACGGCTTGCCGCAGCCTCCGCAGACGATCGGCGCCTGGGCGAGGACCGAGGGGACCACCCGGACGTTTCTCCCGCAGTCGCAGACCGCTTTGACCCGGACGCCGCCGCCGGACGAGCCGTGGCGGGCCGCCGGACCGCGGAAGGTCCGCTTGGTGTCGGATGCCGTGGCGACCGTGTGCGCGGCGAGGGCGCGCTGCAGCCGCTCGATGGTCGGCCGGTACCGCCGCTTCGCCTCGGGGGTGAGGACGACCAGCGAGAAGCCGCTGCTGGGGTGCGGCTCCTCCGGGTGGTCCAGGCCCATCTCCTCGGCGATCGCCAGGAACCGGCGGTTGTGGTAGCGGCCGGCGCGCGAGGTGTCGCGGACGCCCCGGGCGGCGGCAATGCCGTGGACTGCCTCGTGGAGCAGTCGCTCGAAGGAGAGTTCGTGCCCGCAGGCCGACGACGACTCTCCGATCAGTGACTCTGGCGCGGCAAGATCGGGCAGCTCGGGGTGGTGCCGCTGAATGTCGGCCCACGCCTGTGCCAGCTCTGCGGCGAGAACAGGTGGTGTCGTGCTCACGTCGTGACAACGAGCAGGACGTCCCCCGGGTTCCATTCCGGGGCATCCCAAATAATTTGCACGTACCCGTCAGTTGCCGTTGATGCGTCCTGACGAGGGCGGGTGCGCTGATCTGCGGAGAAGCCTCGCAGCTCACAACAAGCTGGTACGTACTCCCGCGTCCACGCCGCAATGCCTACACCGGGCGAGCCGATGCGCGACCCCGGCCCGCGCGCCGGGACCGTGCGCCGGAGCGCCCGCGAGTGGCGCGGCACCCGGGACCGCCGGGCGGGCCTGCGCACGGTCCGCGGCGTTCCCGAGGGCTCGGCACCCGGCCCCTTCGGTGGGCGCGTGCGCCCCAGGAGGCGCGTGCGACGATCGCGAGCGTACCGGGAGCACCTTCGGACCCGGGCACCGACCCGTCCGCGCCCCGCCGGCACCGCACGGGCACCGGCCGGTTCGCGGTGCGGCCCCGGCCGCCCTCGCCGTGTGCGACCGCGGGACGAACCGGGGCGGGTACGCGTTGCACACCCCGGCCCGCCGTGGTCCGGGGGTCCGCCTCCTGCCGCACCCGCTCCCGGTGCCCGTGGCCGTGGGGCGTGTCGCGAAGATCCCTCCCGGCCCGCGACGCCCGGCACGCACTCCCCCGCAGACCTTCGGGCACGGGAGGTGCCCCCACGCGGCGTTGTCGGGGTCATCCGAGAACGTCCATCACCATCCGCCGTGCACGGGCCGTTGTCCGCGGCCTCGGCCTTGTCGATCAGTCCTGTCACCGGTGGGGGAGTCCTCCGCCGGTGGTGGAAGGACGGGCGGTCCTGCCATGGCGGGAATCGCAGGCGGGCTGCACTCTGGATGCGGAACGGTCCCGGGCGCGGGGGCGCACGACCGGGACGTCCGAGACATTGCGGTGCGACCTCTGGACGTACCGAGCGAAGCGCAGTTCCCTGGCATACGGGGGGCGCGAGCGATACGACACGGGGGCTGTCCAGCAGGGCAAGGCTGACCTCTTGGCGGATTGGGGCGCTTTTCGATGACACCTACGCTCGTCCCGCACCACCCTCGTACGTCCTCAGTGCTCCCGGCGGACGCCGGGAAACGCGCCCGTGACTGGGCCGAGATCCAGGAACGGATGCTGGTGCCGCTCTACGAGGCGGTGTACGAGCATCTGGAGGTCGGGGCCGGCACTCGTGTACTGGGCCTCGGCTGCGGCTCGGGCCTTGCCCTGCTGATGGCCGCGACGCGCGGCGCGAGCGTCACCGGCGTCGACACGGACCGGGCGAGGATGGCGCTGGCGCGCGAGCGGCTCGCTCCCGCGCCGGAGCGCCGCGGATCCGGCGACGCACCGTGGGCACGGCTGGTCGAGGGCGGGCCGGAGGAAGCCGCCGATCCCCGGCGCCCCCGGTTCAACATGATCACGGTTTTTCAGCCGATCGGGTGTACGGCCGGCGACTCCGACGGATTGGTTCCGGCGCTGGAAGCAGTAGTTCCGCTCGCTGAGCGCGGCAGCCCCGTGGTGCTGGCGGGTTGGGGCCCGCCCGAGCGGTGCGCCACCTCGGCGGTGCTGAGAGTGGCGAGCAGGCTCACCGAACGACTGCGCGCGGACGGGGGCTGGCGGCAGACGCTCCGGGACGACCTGGAGGACGTGGCGACCAGGGCGGGGATACGTCCGGACGGCTCGGGCCGGGTGTCGTGCCCCTTCGGCTACGCGGACCTGGACAGCGCCGTGCGCGGCCTGATGTCGACCGGCCTGTTCGACGCGGCGGTACGGGCGACGGACCCGGCGCAGGTGGAGAAGGAGGTCAAGGAGGCGCTCCATCCGCATGTGCGGGCCGACGGGACGGTGTGGATGCCGAACGTCTTCCGGTACCTGATAGCGCGTACGCCGTGAGGTGAAGGACCGGCGGCGCGGGGGCCCGCGAGGCACCCGGGCTCGTGCCCTGCGTGCACCGGCGCCGGGTCCCGCGCCGGAGAACGCGGGCGCGGGCCTCCCGCGCCGTGAACGTGCGAGGCGTGCGGGGCGCGCGGGCCTGGCGTACCGGGACCGCGTCTCCGCGCGCGATCCCCTGCCGCACCCGCACCGCGGGCCCCGGCCGCGGGTGCCGCGAGGGCGGCTGGAGCCCGATCGCCCCGAGCCCCCGGCGGGCCCCGGGCGCTTGCGTCCGCGCCCCGGCGACTCAGTGGCCGTTCGTGTCCTTCTTGAGCCGGGGGATGCCGGCGGCCCGGTACGCCTCCTCCTCGTCCAGCGTCTCGCTGGCGAGGAGTGCCTCGGCCAGCGCGTCCAGCCGGTCGCGGTTCTCGCGGAGCTGCCGGCAGGCGCTCTCGTAGCATTCCTCGGCGATCCGGCGCATCTCGTGGTCGACCGCGTCCAGCGTCGCCGGGGCGGCGGTGAGCCCGTACGGCTCCTGCCCGTCCCCCGACACGGCGGTGAAGCGGCCGACGCGCTCGCTCATGCCCCAGCGTCCGACCATGCCCCTGACCAGCCGGGTGACCTGCTCCAGATCGTTCTCCGATCCGGTGGTGATGATCCCGAAGACGACGTGCT is a window encoding:
- the dprA gene encoding DNA-processing protein DprA — its product is MTAGAGEEERRARAALTRVVEPGDEHAGRWLRRLGPVELLARLTAPTPGEGALPGAGEQRIEGYRMRAAAARPERDLERVAELGGRFLCPGDPEWPGQLDDLGDARPVGLWVRGGPDLRIWALRSVAVVGARACTPYGVHVSGSLASGLAERGWVVVSGAAYGVDAAAHRGALSAAGATVAVLACGVDAVYPRGHAELLRRVVEQGLVIAELPPGAHPTRSRFVLRNRVIAALSRGTVVVEAEYRSGSLATARAAERLGRFTMGVPGPVTSGLSAGVHELLRTGAVLVTDADEVVELVGHIGDLAPARRGPVLPRDLLGHGCARVLEALPANGSLDGRNVAARAGTTPDDALARLYELHSLGFVERRGDRWQLAAAATTGSNARRGGA
- a CDS encoding YifB family Mg chelatase-like AAA ATPase: MGFARTCSVALVGVEGVVVEVQADLEPGVAAFALVGLPDKSLVESRDRVRAAVVNSDAEWPQKKLTVGLSPASVPKSGSGFDLAVACAVLGAAERIDPGAIADLVLLGELGLDGRVRPVRGVLPAVLAAAEAGYRQVVVPERTAGEASLVPGVSVLGVRSLRQLIAVLNDEPVPEEEPDGDGRPDAMLAGLTVPGAGVGTGLAGPGRGEGSHPDLADVAGQHAARTAVEIAAAGGHHLLLQGPPGAGKTMLAERLASVLPPLTRKESLEVTAVHSVAGILPPGEPLVRTPPYCAPHHSATMQSLVGGGQGVPRPGAVSLAHRGVLFLDEAPEFSGKALDALRQPLESGHVIVARSAGVVRLPARFLMVLAANPCPCGRHTLHGSGCDCPAALIRRYRARLSGPLLDRVDLRVEVEPVSRADLLGRGGRGEPSADVAARVGEARDRASARLAGTPWHANSEVPGHELRTRWHTAPGALAAAERDMERGLLTARGMDRVLRVAWTIADLAGHDRPGTRDVDLALQLRTGIARGVPAGFGAER
- a CDS encoding YraN family protein, which gives rise to MNATSALGRYGEELAVRLLAAAGMAVLARNWRCGRAGEIDIVARDGDTMVVCEVKTRRVGPDGRTPFEHPMAAITSAKVERLRHLAACWLQRHGGPPPPGGVRIDVVGVVLPRRGAPQVEHVAGVA
- a CDS encoding DUF2469 domain-containing protein yields the protein MSAEDLEKYETEMELKLYREYRDVVGLFKYVIETERRFYLTNDYEMQVHSVQGEVFFEVSMADAWVWDMYRPARFVKQVRVLTFKDVNIEELNKSDLELPQG
- a CDS encoding NUDIX hydrolase, with protein sequence MSEGPSDGSGRGTPAGGPAPGAAVDGRTSGTTGGGAGRALRRVSRVILLDPDDRVLLLHGFEPDDPDDDWWFTPGGGVEGTESREEAALRELAEETGITDVELGPVIWQRECSFPFDGRRWDQDEWYYLARTRQTTTSLTGLTRLEQRSVAGLRWWTSAELSAARETVYPTRLAELLRTLLDEGPPSAPVVLARENV